From Methanoculleus thermophilus, the proteins below share one genomic window:
- the fae gene encoding formaldehyde-activating enzyme: MVNIEHALIGEALVGEGPEVAHVDLVIGKKGSSVEQAFVSALASPAKGHTPLLAVLTPNVPARPSTLMVNKVTIKHANQALLIFGPAQAAVAKAVVDSVAEGIIPEEEADDLLIIASVFIEWDASDKKKIYDWNYEATKTAIRRAMTGEPRMREVLAQKDTAKHPFA, translated from the coding sequence ATGGTCAATATCGAACATGCACTCATCGGAGAAGCACTGGTCGGCGAAGGGCCGGAGGTTGCCCATGTCGACCTTGTCATCGGGAAGAAGGGAAGCAGCGTGGAGCAGGCCTTTGTTTCGGCGCTTGCATCGCCGGCAAAGGGCCACACGCCGCTCCTTGCTGTCCTCACCCCCAACGTTCCTGCAAGGCCTTCGACACTGATGGTCAACAAAGTCACGATCAAACACGCAAACCAGGCTCTCCTGATCTTCGGCCCGGCACAGGCCGCCGTCGCGAAGGCGGTGGTCGACAGCGTCGCGGAAGGCATCATCCCGGAGGAAGAGGCCGATGACCTGCTGATCATTGCGTCGGTCTTCATCGAGTGGGATGCGTCGGACAAGAAGAAGATCTATGACTGGAACTATGAGGCGACAAAGACCGCCATCCGCCGGGCGATGACCGGCGAGCCGAGGATGCGAGAGGTGCTCGCCCAGAAGGACACTGCAAAGCACCCCTTTGCGTGA
- a CDS encoding APC family permease — MGLQREISQFDLTSIIVGAIVGADIYIASALTAGLVGPFSIVLWVVAGLFAITLAMIFAYCSYYTPRVGGPFAYVSEALDDFYGFLAGWSMWVAELLALPVFAIAFTNYLQTLVPLTPAAGVTVRAAFVVSLTLVNIVGVRAAGRLNDVLTLIKLFPLLLLIIAGFGIFILRPEMLIGNYTPLLPLGLENISHALVLIFWAYAGFEMGTLPAGEVQDPQKAIPRAIISGILIVALFYLSTNFVLFGLVNWTQLEQNPVPLVTAGTILFGSIGALIMTVGALFSVAGSDESGMLGSARLAYAMAIDGLFPRAFAKVHPNYGTPYVALIVQGVLAFVLSNIGNLPGMISFAVFNLAFSFLLTCFSLIVLRSDRATSLRGQRILPLAGIAICLFLLFSTTTFDKVAGALVVLAGIPVYLYYSPKADMRHLKDLFLSEEAVLLRRLEAKETYLANFLNLIHRILRWTRG; from the coding sequence ATGGGGCTACAGCGGGAGATCTCCCAGTTTGACCTGACGAGCATCATTGTCGGGGCGATCGTCGGTGCCGATATCTACATAGCCTCAGCACTCACGGCCGGCCTGGTCGGCCCGTTCTCAATCGTTCTCTGGGTGGTGGCCGGCCTCTTTGCCATAACGCTTGCGATGATCTTTGCCTACTGCAGTTACTACACCCCCAGGGTCGGTGGGCCGTTTGCCTACGTTTCTGAGGCGCTGGATGACTTTTACGGTTTTCTTGCCGGCTGGAGCATGTGGGTCGCGGAGCTCCTCGCTCTTCCAGTCTTTGCAATCGCGTTTACGAATTATCTCCAGACTCTCGTCCCCCTCACCCCGGCTGCAGGAGTCACCGTGAGAGCAGCCTTCGTCGTCTCCTTGACGCTCGTCAACATAGTCGGCGTCCGGGCAGCAGGGAGACTGAACGATGTCCTGACGCTCATCAAACTCTTTCCCCTGCTCCTCCTGATCATAGCGGGGTTCGGTATCTTCATCCTCCGGCCGGAGATGCTCATCGGAAACTACACCCCGCTGCTCCCTCTCGGACTCGAGAATATCTCCCACGCTCTGGTCCTGATCTTCTGGGCTTATGCCGGGTTCGAGATGGGGACACTTCCAGCCGGCGAAGTACAGGACCCGCAGAAGGCCATCCCCCGAGCCATCATCAGCGGAATACTGATCGTCGCTCTCTTTTACCTCTCGACGAACTTCGTCCTCTTCGGGCTCGTCAACTGGACCCAACTAGAACAGAATCCCGTGCCGCTTGTCACAGCCGGCACCATCCTCTTCGGGTCGATAGGAGCGCTCATCATGACGGTCGGCGCTCTCTTCTCGGTTGCGGGGTCGGACGAATCGGGAATGCTCGGCAGCGCACGGCTCGCATATGCGATGGCGATTGACGGGCTCTTTCCCCGTGCGTTTGCGAAGGTTCACCCGAACTACGGAACGCCGTACGTAGCTCTCATTGTCCAGGGGGTGCTCGCGTTCGTCCTCTCGAACATCGGGAACCTTCCCGGGATGATATCGTTTGCTGTCTTCAACCTCGCGTTCTCGTTCCTGCTTACCTGCTTTTCCCTCATCGTTCTCCGGAGCGACCGGGCTACCAGCCTCCGCGGCCAGCGCATCCTCCCCCTCGCAGGGATCGCAATCTGCCTTTTTCTCCTCTTCTCCACCACAACCTTCGATAAAGTCGCGGGGGCCCTGGTTGTCCTCGCAGGGATCCCGGTCTACCTCTACTACTCTCCGAAGGCAGATATGCGCCACCTCAAAGATCTCTTCCTCTCCGAGGAGGCCGTGCTCCTGCGACGGCTTGAGGCAAAGGAGACTTACCTCGCAAACTTCCTGAACCTCATCCACAGGATTCTGAGATGGACTCGGGGATAA
- a CDS encoding PrsW family intramembrane metalloprotease: protein MVEVEPLVILALALGPGVFWAWYFYRRDRYEPEPAALIAKIFLLGALVTFPVAFVEGFFGLFIASPLIMGAIVAPIVEEYGKFYVVRQFAYQDTEFDEPMDGIVYAAAAALGLASLENVFYVFTAYLTSPALALGTIVVRAIFSVPGHALFASAWGYALGRAKFMAPERRPRIIIGGLLLGMALHGAFNFLLMTAEIFAYTMIIFILILTPGLWILANRNIAAALRYGRQ, encoded by the coding sequence ATGGTTGAGGTTGAGCCGCTGGTGATCCTTGCCCTGGCGCTGGGGCCGGGAGTCTTCTGGGCATGGTATTTCTACCGCAGGGATAGGTATGAACCCGAACCGGCGGCCCTGATCGCCAAGATCTTCCTCCTCGGGGCCCTCGTCACGTTTCCCGTGGCTTTTGTTGAGGGATTCTTCGGCCTCTTCATCGCATCTCCGCTGATCATGGGTGCCATCGTTGCGCCCATCGTCGAGGAGTACGGCAAGTTCTACGTCGTGCGCCAGTTTGCCTACCAGGACACGGAGTTCGACGAGCCGATGGACGGGATTGTCTATGCCGCTGCCGCAGCCCTCGGGCTTGCATCGCTTGAAAATGTCTTCTATGTCTTTACGGCCTATCTTACCTCGCCGGCACTTGCGCTCGGCACGATCGTCGTCCGTGCAATCTTCTCCGTTCCGGGGCATGCGCTTTTTGCCAGTGCCTGGGGCTACGCCCTCGGCCGGGCCAAGTTCATGGCGCCCGAACGGCGCCCCCGGATCATCATCGGAGGGCTTCTTCTCGGCATGGCCCTGCACGGCGCCTTCAACTTCCTGCTCATGACCGCTGAGATCTTCGCTTATACCATGATCATCTTCATCCTGATTCTGACCCCCGGGCTCTGGATACTGGCAAACCGCAACATTGCAGCCGCACTTCGCTATGGGCGGCAATAG
- a CDS encoding DUF7544 domain-containing protein codes for MADETYAFSRLDGAFKRTKSLLWPFRWGVWLRLALIALFIGGVSLPGTSDYNFGEGDLPPGIEGSLPGILPLVGVIILAALALVLIWMIVGAVMQFVFVDMLRTGDVHIRPFFGERLGKGLRLFLFEAGFAILLVLGVAALAVLLFVFSGMGRVPGAPLLLLVFIPAILVLSLIFGIIFLLTTDFVVPIMIREDCGVIEGWRRLIGVISTNVWQTLLYIILRLVLAFIAGIVQIVLIVLAMMVIAIPFILIGFVFLAAPMANILLLLALLIPYLVIAIPVTLLIMVPFVTFFRYYGLLVLEGLAPEYRLLPE; via the coding sequence ATGGCTGATGAGACGTATGCTTTCAGCAGGCTGGATGGCGCCTTTAAGCGCACGAAAAGCCTGCTCTGGCCGTTCCGGTGGGGTGTCTGGCTCCGCCTGGCATTGATCGCGCTCTTTATTGGTGGTGTAAGCCTCCCAGGCACTTCCGACTATAACTTCGGGGAGGGCGATCTTCCGCCCGGGATCGAAGGCTCCCTTCCCGGGATCCTGCCGCTCGTTGGGGTCATCATCCTCGCCGCACTGGCACTCGTTCTGATCTGGATGATCGTCGGCGCGGTGATGCAGTTTGTCTTCGTCGATATGCTGAGGACGGGGGATGTCCACATACGGCCTTTCTTTGGAGAGCGACTCGGGAAAGGGCTGCGGCTCTTTCTCTTCGAGGCGGGTTTTGCGATCCTCCTGGTACTCGGTGTCGCGGCGCTCGCCGTTCTGCTCTTTGTGTTTTCCGGAATGGGACGCGTTCCCGGTGCGCCGCTTCTCCTCCTCGTCTTCATCCCGGCTATCCTGGTTTTGAGCCTCATATTCGGGATTATCTTCCTCCTGACCACCGACTTTGTCGTCCCGATCATGATCCGCGAGGACTGCGGTGTCATCGAGGGGTGGCGGAGGCTGATCGGGGTGATCTCTACCAACGTCTGGCAGACTCTCCTCTATATCATTCTCCGGTTGGTGCTGGCTTTCATCGCCGGAATTGTTCAGATAGTCCTGATCGTCCTGGCAATGATGGTCATCGCGATACCGTTCATTCTCATAGGGTTCGTGTTCCTTGCCGCACCCATGGCAAACATCCTGCTGCTCCTTGCGCTCCTCATTCCCTATCTCGTCATCGCAATCCCGGTCACGCTCCTGATCATGGTGCCGTTCGTCACGTTCTTCCGGTACTATGGTCTGCTGGTGCTTGAGGGTCTCGCCCCGGAGTACCGGCTCCTTCCGGAGTAA
- a CDS encoding precorrin-2 dehydrogenase/sirohydrochlorin ferrochelatase family protein — protein MIPLMLDLTGRRVLIFGGGDVGARKAAYFEHETEVTVISRSFSPDLEGLAVQRQEADLSSLTDEALRGILQGAFLAVAATQDPVINNRIGKLCAEMGVLFNNAAGEPGDVIIPSIVRGSNYLVAISTRGKSPAVSRYLREKLEAEYADLDRMIDLQEEVRSMLKKTEPVQEERSRILWKILSDDEIWEALASDYSRARGLAIKRYLHA, from the coding sequence ATGATCCCTCTCATGCTTGACCTGACGGGCAGGAGGGTGCTCATCTTCGGGGGAGGCGACGTCGGTGCCAGGAAGGCTGCATACTTCGAGCATGAGACGGAGGTAACGGTGATCAGCCGTTCGTTCTCGCCGGATCTTGAAGGTCTTGCAGTCCAGCGGCAGGAGGCCGACCTCTCATCCCTCACGGACGAAGCGCTCCGTGGCATCCTGCAGGGTGCGTTCCTCGCCGTAGCCGCGACACAGGATCCGGTGATTAACAACCGCATCGGGAAATTATGCGCTGAGATGGGAGTTCTCTTCAATAACGCCGCCGGAGAACCGGGTGACGTCATCATCCCTTCGATCGTCCGGGGCAGCAACTACCTGGTCGCGATCAGCACCCGCGGAAAAAGCCCCGCCGTATCCCGCTACCTCCGCGAAAAGCTCGAGGCTGAGTATGCAGATCTCGACCGGATGATCGACCTGCAAGAAGAGGTGCGTTCGATGCTCAAGAAGACTGAACCGGTGCAGGAGGAGCGATCCCGTATCCTCTGGAAGATCCTTTCGGACGACGAGATCTGGGAAGCGCTCGCCTCCGATTATAGCCGGGCACGCGGACTGGCCATCAAGAGGTATCTGCATGCCTGA
- the hemA gene encoding glutamyl-tRNA reductase has protein sequence MPDSLTIPLALAGISHHTADIATLEAFRFPDEAAFLREARERFQGALLLQTCNRVEVLVQGDAQSLEGFLQEHGRRDFAVIEGEAVPRHLLELAAGIDSLIVGEDQILGQLKRALAAAEEAGTASSMIKLCINKAVHVGVRVRRQTRINRGSVSVGSAAVTLAERLLGTLRDRHILVVGSGEMGVLVAQALAAKGLTAIYVANRTYDRAVMLAEKIGGRAVNFKDLYRYIALSDVVISCTAAPHPVIRTEDIMGVMEERLWPLDPHPRHLILIDIAQPRDIEDGVRSIDGVHLFTIDDLRSINDAAMDSRRSEADRAREIIDEELDHFIRLLRRTAADETLALLYTWAESIRVRERDRALARLGEMDDRTVEVIDDLCRALTKKLLSDVTMAIRTSAERGDTTTAEALMRAITQGELCSQNEE, from the coding sequence ATGCCTGATTCACTCACGATCCCGCTCGCGCTCGCGGGTATCAGTCACCACACTGCAGATATCGCAACGCTCGAAGCGTTCCGGTTCCCCGATGAAGCGGCGTTCCTCCGTGAGGCGCGGGAGCGATTCCAGGGCGCCCTCCTGCTCCAGACCTGCAACCGCGTCGAGGTGCTGGTGCAGGGCGATGCGCAGAGCCTTGAGGGGTTCCTGCAAGAGCATGGCAGGCGTGACTTTGCGGTTATCGAAGGCGAGGCCGTCCCGCGTCACCTCCTCGAGCTCGCTGCCGGCATCGACTCCCTGATCGTCGGGGAGGACCAGATCCTAGGACAGCTCAAACGGGCGCTTGCGGCCGCAGAGGAAGCGGGGACAGCAAGCAGCATGATCAAGCTCTGTATCAACAAAGCGGTCCACGTAGGGGTCAGAGTCCGGCGTCAGACTCGAATCAACCGGGGTTCGGTCTCGGTCGGTTCTGCGGCCGTGACACTTGCAGAGAGGCTTCTTGGGACCCTTCGCGACCGGCACATCCTGGTCGTCGGGAGCGGTGAGATGGGGGTGCTCGTGGCGCAGGCGCTCGCCGCGAAGGGCCTTACGGCCATCTACGTTGCGAACAGGACCTACGATCGCGCGGTGATGCTTGCAGAAAAGATCGGAGGGCGAGCGGTCAACTTCAAGGACCTCTACCGTTACATTGCGCTCTCTGATGTCGTCATCTCCTGCACTGCAGCGCCGCACCCGGTCATCCGAACCGAGGATATCATGGGAGTGATGGAGGAGCGTCTCTGGCCGCTCGATCCGCACCCCCGCCACCTGATCCTGATCGATATCGCCCAGCCCCGCGACATCGAAGATGGGGTTCGATCGATCGATGGCGTACACCTCTTTACAATCGATGACCTTCGGAGCATCAACGACGCCGCCATGGACTCCCGAAGGAGCGAGGCGGATCGGGCACGCGAGATCATCGATGAAGAACTCGACCATTTCATCCGGCTCCTCCGGCGAACAGCGGCAGATGAGACGCTTGCTCTCCTGTATACATGGGCGGAGTCGATCCGGGTGCGTGAACGGGATCGGGCGCTTGCCCGCCTCGGGGAGATGGACGACCGGACGGTGGAGGTCATCGACGACCTCTGTCGTGCGCTCACCAAAAAACTCCTCTCCGACGTGACGATGGCCATCCGAACAAGCGCAGAGCGTGGTGATACTACGACAGCAGAAGCCCTGATGAGGGCAATTACCCAGGGGGAGTTATGTTCCCAGAACGAAGAATGA
- the hemB gene encoding porphobilinogen synthase, whose product MFPERRMRRMRRRIIQPLLRETELRKTDLIAPIFVDASIDAPLPIASMPGQFRYPVDGVADCCERLWNAGIRAVILFGIPAAKDSAATEAYAAAGVVQQAVRRIKERLAEMVVVTDVCACEYTDHGHCGIVGETADGPDLLNDPSLDLMAKIAVSHAESGADIVAPSCMLDGMVQAIRRALDEAGYQDVLIMSYSSKFASALYGPFRDAADSGFAFGDRTTYQINPGNAREAVMESELDAAEGADILMVKPAGIYLDILAAIKDLGLPVAAYQVSGEYAMIKAAAERGWLNERAVALESLTAIKRAGADLIITYFAEDAARWLDEEQ is encoded by the coding sequence ATGTTCCCAGAACGAAGAATGAGGCGGATGCGGCGGCGGATCATTCAGCCGCTCCTCCGCGAGACAGAACTTAGGAAGACCGATCTTATTGCGCCGATCTTTGTCGACGCATCGATAGACGCACCGCTTCCGATCGCCTCTATGCCCGGGCAGTTCCGCTACCCGGTAGACGGTGTCGCCGACTGCTGCGAGCGCCTCTGGAACGCCGGCATCCGGGCTGTGATCCTCTTTGGAATACCGGCCGCCAAGGACAGCGCGGCGACGGAGGCATACGCGGCGGCCGGCGTTGTCCAGCAGGCCGTCCGGAGGATCAAGGAGCGATTGGCGGAGATGGTTGTTGTGACCGATGTCTGTGCCTGCGAGTACACCGACCACGGCCACTGCGGGATCGTCGGGGAGACGGCCGACGGTCCAGACCTCTTAAACGATCCCTCGCTTGACCTGATGGCTAAGATTGCCGTCTCTCACGCGGAGAGCGGCGCTGATATCGTCGCACCGTCGTGTATGCTCGATGGGATGGTGCAGGCGATCCGGCGGGCTCTCGATGAGGCCGGATATCAGGATGTTTTGATCATGTCCTACTCCTCGAAGTTTGCAAGCGCTCTCTATGGGCCGTTCCGCGATGCAGCAGACTCGGGGTTTGCGTTCGGCGACCGGACGACCTACCAGATCAATCCGGGTAACGCGAGGGAGGCAGTGATGGAGTCGGAGCTCGACGCGGCCGAAGGGGCGGATATCCTGATGGTCAAGCCGGCAGGGATCTACCTCGACATCCTCGCGGCCATAAAAGATCTCGGGCTGCCGGTCGCGGCCTACCAGGTCAGCGGGGAGTACGCGATGATCAAGGCGGCCGCAGAACGCGGATGGCTGAATGAGCGTGCCGTCGCCCTCGAGAGCCTCACCGCCATCAAGCGCGCCGGGGCCGACCTGATCATCACCTACTTTGCAGAAGATGCGGCGAGGTGGCTCGATGAAGAGCAGTGA
- the hemL gene encoding glutamate-1-semialdehyde 2,1-aminomutase has product MKSSDLFSRAKTLMPGGVSSPVRAIKPYPFYVERAAGSRLTTVDGVDLIDCCLGYGPLILGHAHPEIREAIERQLAKGWLYGTPTPLELDLAGMLVDDHPAIEMVRFVSSGSEATMAAIRLARGYTGRQDIVKVEGGFHGAHDAVLVKAGSGATTLGVPDSAGVLPDLVAHTRQVPYNDPEALEDLLSKNDDIAAFILEPIMGNVGPVLPDDGYLAAVREITAAHDVLLILDEVITGYRVGIGGAEVLYGVKPDLATFGKIIGGGLPIGAFGGRREIMELVAPAGPVYQAGTFSGNPASLAAGYATLRHLHEHPEIYRRLDEATRAIGEVATDAHRGSFVRIGSLFKHFFRGEPPRNYREVKECDTEAFSRFWRAMLDAGIFLPPSQFETNFLSAAHTKEDIEQIADAYGSCLFA; this is encoded by the coding sequence ATGAAGAGCAGTGACCTCTTTAGTCGCGCTAAGACCCTGATGCCGGGCGGCGTCAGCAGTCCTGTCCGGGCGATCAAGCCCTACCCGTTCTACGTGGAGCGCGCCGCAGGGTCCCGCCTCACGACCGTCGACGGAGTAGACCTCATCGACTGCTGTCTCGGCTACGGGCCCCTCATCCTCGGCCACGCGCACCCGGAGATCCGGGAGGCGATCGAGCGGCAGCTCGCGAAGGGGTGGCTCTACGGCACGCCGACGCCGCTCGAACTCGACCTTGCGGGGATGCTTGTTGACGATCACCCCGCCATCGAGATGGTCCGGTTCGTCTCGTCGGGATCCGAGGCGACGATGGCCGCGATCCGGCTCGCCCGGGGCTATACAGGGAGACAGGACATCGTCAAGGTCGAGGGTGGGTTTCACGGCGCCCACGATGCTGTCCTGGTCAAGGCCGGGTCGGGAGCGACCACGCTCGGGGTGCCTGACTCTGCAGGCGTCCTCCCGGACCTTGTAGCACACACCCGGCAGGTCCCTTACAACGACCCCGAGGCGCTGGAAGACCTTCTTTCCAAAAACGACGATATCGCCGCGTTCATACTCGAGCCGATCATGGGGAACGTCGGCCCGGTCCTCCCCGATGACGGCTACCTCGCCGCCGTCCGGGAGATAACCGCGGCTCACGATGTTCTCCTCATCCTCGACGAGGTGATCACCGGGTACCGGGTCGGAATCGGCGGCGCGGAGGTGCTGTACGGGGTAAAGCCGGACCTTGCAACGTTTGGAAAGATCATCGGCGGCGGTCTCCCCATCGGGGCGTTCGGGGGGCGGCGCGAGATCATGGAACTGGTTGCCCCCGCAGGCCCGGTCTATCAGGCCGGAACCTTCAGCGGCAACCCGGCGAGCCTCGCGGCGGGGTATGCGACCCTCCGCCACCTCCACGAGCACCCGGAGATCTACCGGCGGCTCGACGAGGCCACGCGGGCGATCGGAGAGGTCGCCACAGACGCGCACCGCGGCTCGTTCGTGAGAATTGGCTCGCTCTTCAAGCACTTCTTCCGGGGCGAACCTCCGCGGAACTACCGGGAGGTCAAGGAGTGCGACACGGAAGCGTTCTCGCGGTTCTGGCGGGCGATGCTTGATGCCGGGATCTTCCTCCCGCCCTCGCAGTTCGAGACGAACTTCCTCTCCGCCGCCCACACGAAAGAGGATATCGAACAGATAGCAGACGCATACGGATCATGTCTCTTCGCATAG
- the hemC gene encoding hydroxymethylbilane synthase: MSLRIGTRGSALALAQTKKVAGLLADRGIETEIITITTEGDTATGVPLHAIGGQGVFVRALDEAIIRGEIDAAVHSMKDIPAARPAGTVCCAVLERDSPADFLAHEGPLDAVRIVGSSSTRRRAQLLREEPALEVKQLRGNVDTRIRKLREGQYDAIVLAEAGLQRLNLTLPGEPLPTDRFVPSPNQGTIAVVCRDDPAVAEVFAPLDHAPTRLDVEIERAVMEEVGGGCFTPQGIYCRNGNLTAEVLALDGSRWERIERHITTIDEARECGRELRRQAADLIREAYAALGIKP, translated from the coding sequence ATGTCTCTTCGCATAGGCACACGGGGAAGCGCTCTCGCGCTTGCGCAGACAAAGAAGGTGGCCGGCCTCCTCGCCGACCGGGGTATCGAGACGGAGATCATCACGATCACGACCGAGGGCGACACCGCAACCGGCGTCCCGCTCCATGCCATCGGCGGGCAGGGGGTCTTCGTGCGGGCGCTTGATGAGGCGATCATCCGCGGCGAGATCGACGCTGCGGTGCACAGTATGAAGGATATCCCCGCAGCCCGTCCTGCGGGAACCGTCTGCTGTGCGGTGCTTGAACGGGACTCGCCTGCGGATTTTCTTGCGCACGAGGGTCCCCTCGATGCGGTCAGGATCGTCGGGTCCTCGAGCACCCGCCGCCGCGCCCAGCTCCTCCGCGAGGAACCGGCGCTTGAGGTGAAGCAACTGCGGGGGAACGTCGATACCCGGATACGGAAGCTCCGCGAGGGGCAGTACGACGCCATCGTGCTCGCGGAGGCGGGCCTCCAGCGGCTCAACCTCACGCTCCCCGGCGAGCCCCTCCCGACCGACCGGTTCGTCCCGTCCCCAAACCAGGGGACCATTGCGGTTGTCTGCCGGGACGACCCGGCCGTCGCCGAGGTCTTTGCCCCCCTCGACCACGCGCCCACCCGTCTCGATGTGGAGATCGAGCGTGCCGTCATGGAGGAGGTCGGCGGCGGGTGCTTTACCCCGCAGGGGATCTACTGCCGGAACGGGAACCTGACCGCCGAGGTGCTCGCGCTCGACGGCTCCCGTTGGGAGCGGATCGAGCGACACATAACAACAATCGACGAGGCGCGGGAGTGCGGGCGCGAACTGCGCCGACAGGCGGCCGACCTTATCCGGGAGGCATATGCAGCACTGGGGATAAAACCATGA
- the cobA gene encoding uroporphyrinogen-III C-methyltransferase produces the protein MTGKAYLVGSGPGGLGLLTMRAREVIDAADVILYDQLPGEEILASLPKSAELIDCGKYGGNHTMEQDEIEALMVERVKAGKTVVRLKGGDPFLFGRGGEEVETLREHGIPVEVVPGVTSAIAVPEMVGIPVTHRRYASQVTFITGHEDPTKPESALDWEVLARLKGTLVVLMGVKNLPAIAKALTANGKDPATPVAIIERGLRPDQRVTVGTLADIAEKARAAGVRPPAVIVIGWVVELYEG, from the coding sequence ATGACAGGAAAAGCGTATCTTGTGGGGTCTGGCCCGGGCGGGCTCGGCCTCCTGACGATGAGGGCCCGCGAGGTGATCGATGCGGCGGACGTAATCCTCTACGACCAGCTCCCCGGCGAGGAGATCCTCGCATCGCTTCCTAAGAGCGCCGAACTCATCGACTGCGGGAAGTACGGCGGCAACCACACCATGGAGCAGGACGAGATCGAGGCGCTGATGGTCGAGCGTGTCAAGGCAGGGAAGACCGTTGTCCGCTTAAAAGGAGGCGACCCCTTCCTCTTCGGCCGCGGCGGGGAGGAGGTCGAGACCCTCCGGGAGCACGGCATCCCCGTCGAGGTGGTACCCGGAGTGACGAGCGCCATCGCCGTTCCCGAGATGGTCGGTATACCGGTCACTCACCGGCGATACGCGTCGCAGGTGACGTTCATCACCGGCCACGAAGACCCCACGAAACCCGAGTCCGCCCTCGACTGGGAGGTCCTCGCCCGCCTGAAAGGGACCCTCGTCGTTCTGATGGGCGTAAAGAACCTCCCCGCGATCGCGAAAGCCCTCACGGCGAACGGCAAGGACCCCGCGACCCCCGTGGCTATCATCGAGCGGGGGCTCCGGCCGGACCAGCGCGTGACGGTCGGGACCCTTGCCGACATCGCCGAGAAGGCCCGCGCCGCAGGTGTCCGGCCGCCGGCGGTGATCGTGATCGGGTGGGTGGTGGAACTTTACGAGGGTTGA